GACACCTGGGAGGAGACGGCGGCGGTGATGGTGCCGCCCTCGATCACGGGCTTCAGCCCGGCCATCTTCGCCAGAGAGGTGTCCCGGCGCGGACCCTCGTCGACGGTCACCGTCTCGTAGGCCACGGTCTCGCGGGCGAACCGGCCCTCGTCGATGGCACGTACCGCTCGCTCGTGCGAGCGCAGCGCGTACTCCTCCTGGTCCTGCCTGCTGATGCCCCACTTTGCGGCGATCATCTCGGCGCCGGCGAACTGGTTCACCGGTCGTTCCCCGTACCGCGCCCGCCAGCCCGCGCTGCCCGCGAAGGGGCCCTCCGTGAGGCCCAGGGGCAGGGCCGCCTGCCGGGAGGCGAACGCGATCGGGATCATCGACATGTTCTGGACGCCGCCCGCGACAACCAGGTCCTGGGTGCCGGACAGCACGGCCTGCGCGGCGAAGTGCACGGCCTGCTGGGAGGAGCCGCACTGCCGGTCGACGGTCACGCCCGGCACCTCCTCTGGCAGTCCGGCGGCCAGCCAGGAGGTGCGGGCGATGTCACCGGCCTGCGGCCCCACCGTGTCCAGGCACCCGAAGACGACGTCCTCCACGGCGGCCGGGTCCACCCCGGCCCGCGTCATGAGCGCCGCCAGCGCGTGCGCGCCCAGGTCCGCCGGATGGACACCGCTCAGACCACCTCCGCGCCGCCCGACGGGCGTACGAACCGCTTCGACGACATAGGCCTCGGCCATGGCAACTCCCTCACATAAAAGGGCTGTTCACATCGGCTACTCACGTACTGCGATGCCGTCCAGCACCATCGACAGGTACTGGCGGGCGATCTCCTCCGGGCTGTGCTGTCCGCCGGGCCGGTACCAGGACGCGGCGACCCAGACGGTGTCGCGCACGAAGCGGTAGGTGAGGCGGATGTCCAGGTCGGCGCGGAAGACCTCGGCGGCGACTCCGCGTTCCAGCGTGGACAGCCACGCCTTCTCGAATCTGCGCTGCGACTCGGCGAGGAACGCGAACCGCTCCTGCACGACGAGTTGCCTGGACTCCTTCTGGTAGATCGCGACGGCGGCGCGATGCCGGTCGATCTCCCGGAACGACTCGGTGACCAGCGCCTCCAGTGTTTCGCGCGGTCCGGACTCGGCGTCCAGGACCGTGTCGTACCCGGCCCACAGCTCGTCGAGGAACGTGCGCAGGATCTCCTCCAGCATCGATTCCTTGGAGTCGAAGTGGTAGTAGAGGCTGCCCGCGAGCATGCCGGCGTGGTCCGCGATCTTGCGTACGGTGGTGGCGTTGTAGCCCTGTTCGGCGAACACCTCGGCGGCGGTGTCGAGGAGTTCGCGGCGACGGGCCGGCGCGGCGGTCACCTGGAGCTTCTTCTTCGTAGGAGGCACGGTTCCATTGTTGGTCCTAGGGGTGCTGGCTGCTGACGGAGACGACCTCTCCGGTCAGGTACGAGGAGTAGCCGGACGCCAGGAACACGATCACGTTGGCCACCTCCCAGGGCTCGGCATACCGCCCGAAGGCCTCACGGGCCGTCAGTTCGGCCAGCAGTTCGGGGGTGGTCACTTTCACGAGGTGGGGATGCATGGCCAGGCTCGGTGACACCGCGTTGACCCGGACCCCGTACTCCGCGGCCTCTATCGCCGCGGTCCGGGTCAGCGCCATCACGCCCGCCTTCGCGGCGGCGTAGTGCGCCTGCCCGGCCTGGGCCCGCCAGCCGACGACGGACGCGTTGTTGACGATCACGCCGGACCCACCCGAACCGCTCTCCCGAAAGGCCCGCAGCGCCGCCCGCACGCACCGGAAGGTGCCGCCCAACGTCACGTCCAGCACCCTCGACCACTGCTCGTCCGTCATGTCGACGAGGGTCGAAGTGCCGCCCAGGCCCGCGTTGTTGACGACGATGTCGAGCCGCCCGTGTGCTTCCACGGCAGTGTCGAAGAGGGCCCGCACCTGGTGTTCGTCGGTGACGTCGCAGGGCAGCGAGCCGACACCCTCGAACTCCCCGGCCAGCTCCTCCTCGTACTCCTTGAGCCGCCGTGCGTGCGCGTCGCTGATCAGCACGCGCGCGCCCTCCTCCAGGAACCGGCGCGCGGTCGCCCCGCCGATCCCCGCGCCCGCGGCTGCCGTGATGACGGCGGTGCGGCCCTTCAGCAGCCCGTGTCCGGCCACGTATGCCGGACTGTCGACGTCTCCCATGGACCCACAGTACCTACCAAACACTTGTTAGGGAAGAGGGGTCCGCAGGCGTTTCAGCCGACGATTCCCTCGGCCCGGGCGGCGACCAGCCACTTCGGGAACTCGCCCACCAGCCGGTCGTACAACTCGTCGTCGGACACGGCGCGCGGATCCGATCCGGCGTGGAAGAACCCCGCGTTGTCGACGACCCGCCGCTGCGGCACCGTCAGTTCGTCGAGCTTGCGCAGGAAGTCGAACTGCTTGCTGCCGGCGTCCCCGAAGCCGATGAACTGCCAGAACAGCGGCAGCCGGGCCGACTTGCACACGTACCGTTCGGCGGCGGGTCTGCTCGTCGGGCCGCCGTCGGTCTGGAAGACGACGAGGGCGGGGTCGCTCGCCCCGCTGTCGAGGTAGTGCTCGATGACCGCGTCCATGGCGAGGTGGTAGTTGGTTCTGCCCATGTGACCCAGGCCGGTCACGATCCGTTCGATGTGCCCCTGGTAGTTGTCGAGCGCGATGTCCGTCGTAGCGTCGATGTCGGTGGAGAAGAAGAAGACCGGAACGGTCCCGTCGTCGTCCAGGTGTGCGGAGAGCCCCAGCACCCGGTCAGCCAGCGACTGCACGCTGCCGTCCTTGAAGTAGGGCCTCATGGAACCGGAGTGGTCGACCACCAGATAGACGGCGGCCCGCTGACCGTCGAGCCCGTGCCGTTCGACAGCCGCTCCGGCGCTCTTGTACAGGCTGACCAGTGCGGGCGCGGTCTCCTGCACCTTGGTGAGACTGATCGCCACCATGTCTGACTCCCTCGCAGGGCGGACGGGATTGCTGAGGATACGTCACCCGTACGGCCGCCCGGGCGGCATATGACCGTTGTGCACCCCGGCCCGTACCCTTGTGCCCCATGAAACGACCCGGCGTTCTCCTCCTCGCCGTTGTCCCGCTGCTGGCGGCGACCGCGTGTCTGTCCGTCGCGTCGGACGACTCCCGCGGCCCCGACGTCAGACGGGTGAGGGCCGGCTCGCTGGACGCGGAGGTCACGCTCGCCGACCCGGCGAAGAAGGAGCTGGCCCAGCAGCTCGTGGCGAGCGCCGAGAACGGCACGCTCGACTGGCGCAGCGCGTACGGCTATGTCGAGGACATCGGCGACGGGCAGGGCTACACGGCCGGCATCATCGGTTTCTGCACGGGCACCCACGACCTGCTCGCCCTCGTCGAGGACTACACGAAGAAGCACCCGGACAACGCTCTCGCGCCCTACCTGCCCGCGCTGCGCGAGGTCGACGGCACGGACTCGCACAGGGGGCTGGATCCGGGGTTCCCTGCGGCCTGGAAGCAGGAGTCGAAGGTCGCCGCCTTCCGCGAGGCCCAGGATGCGAAGCGGGACAACGCCTACTTCGTACCGGCGCTGCGTCTCGCCGTCCGCGACGGGCTGGGCCTGCTGGGTCAGTTCGTCTACTACGACGCGATGGTCTACCACGGCCCGGGCAGCGACCGGTTCAGCATGGGCGGCATCCGCGCCGCCGCCCTGCGGAAGGCCGACAGTCCGGCGGAGGGCGGCGACGAGAAGGCGTACCTGAGCGCGTTCCTCGACGCCCGTCGCACGGCGATGCTGACCAAGAGGCCGGGCGTGAACACCAGCCGCGTGGACACGGCCCAGCGGCGCTTCCTCGACGAGGGGAACCTCGACCTCCGTCCACCGCTGGAGTGGAAGGTGTACGGGGACACGTACAAGGTGTCCCAGTGAGGTCCGTTCGGCGCCGAACGCGCCGCGGCGCCCGCCATTGTCCGGTCGGGGACTGTGGCGAGCGCCGTGGTGTATCCGTTCCGTACGCCGTTGTACGGGACGTCTTTGGGGGGACCGTCAGACCATCAGGGAACGGTCCGTCGGGCGGATCGGGGCCGGGAGGTCGCTCGCACCGGTGAGGAAGCGGTCGACTCCGCGGGCCGCCGAGCGGCCCTCGGCGATGGCCCACACGATGAGCGACTGGCCGCGGCCGGCGTCACCGGCGACGTACACGCCGGGGACGTTGGTCTGGAAGTCGGCGTCGCGGGCGATGTTGCCGCGCTCGTCGAGGTCCAGGCCGAACTGGTCGACCAGGCCGTTGTCGCGGTCGGTGCCGGTGAAGCCCATGGCGAGGGTGACCAGCTGGGCGGGGATCTTGCGCTCCGTGCCCGGCTTCTGGGTCAGCTTGCCGTCGACGAACTCGACCTCGGTGAGGTGCAGCCACTGCACGTTGCCGTGCTCGTCACCCTCGAAGTGGGTCGTCGAGACGGAGTAGACGCGCTCGCCGCCCTCCTCGTGCGCCGAGGTGACCTTGTAGAGCATCGGGAAGGTCGGCCAGGGCTGACCGGGGCTGCGGTCCTCGCCCGGGCGGGGCATGATCTCCAGCTGGGTGACGGAGGCCGCGCCCTGACGGTGGGCGGTGCCCACGCAGTCCGCGCCCGTGTCGCCGCCGCCGATGACCACGACGTGCTTGCCCTCGGCGGTGACCGGCGGGGCCACGAAGTCGCCCTCCTGGACCTTGTTCGCCAGGGGCAGGTACTCCATCGCCTGGTAGACGCCCTTGAGCTCGCGGCCGGGGACCGGGAGATCACGGGCGGTGGTCGCACCGGCGGCGATCACGACGGCGTCGTACCGCTTGCGCAGGTCCGTCGCCTTGAGGTCGCGGCCGATCTCGATGCCCGTACGGAAGCGGGTGCCCTCCGCGCGCATCTGCTCGATACGGCGGTTGATGTGCCGCTTCTCCATCTTGAACTCGGGGATGCCGTAGCGCAGGAGGCCGCCGATGCGGTCCGCGCGCTCGTACACCGCGACCGTGTGACCGGCCCGTGTCAGCTGCTGGGCGGCGGCGAGACCCGCCGGGCCCGAGCCGATGACCGCGACCGTCTTGCCGGAGAGGCGCTCCGGGGACTGGGGGGCGACATCGCCCGTCTCCCAGGCCTTGTCGATGATCGAGACCTCGACGTTCTTGATGGTGACCGCGGGCTGGTTGATGCCCAGCACGCACGCCGACTCACACGGAGCCGGGCACAGGCGGCCGGTGAACTCCGGGAAGTTGTTCGTGGCGTGCAGCCGCTCGGACGCCGACGTCCAGTCCTCGCGGTAGGCGTAGTCGTTCCACTCGGGGATCAGGTTCCCCAGCGGACAGCCGTTGTGGCAGAACGGGATACCGCAGTCCATGCAGCGGCCGGCCTGCTTGCTGATGATCGGCAGCAGGGAGCCGGGAACGTAGACCTCGTTCCAGTCCTTGAGACGGACGTCCACCGGACGGGACTTGGCGACCTCACGGCCGTGGTTCAGAAAGCCCTTGGGATCAGCCATTGGTCGCCGCCTCCATCATCTTCTCGGTGATCTCGGACTCGGTGAGTCCGGCCCGCTCGGCGGCGTCCTTGGCGGCGAGCACTGCCTTGTACGTGCTGGGGATGATCTTGCTGAAGCGCTCGACCGCGACATCCCACTCGGCCAGGAGCTTCTCGGCGACCGTCGAGGCGCTCTCCTCCTGGTGGCGGCGCACGACATCGTGCAGCCACTCCTTGTCGGAGTCGTCGAGGGCCTCGATCGCGTCCACGTTGCCGACGTTGACGTTGTCGCGGTTCAGGTCGATGACGTACGCGACGCCGCCCGACATACCGGCCGCGAAGTTGCGGCCCGTCTCGCCGAGGACGACCGCGCGACCGCCGGTCATGTACTCGCAGCCGTGGTCGCCCACGCCCTCGGACACCACCGTGGCACCGGAGTTGCGGACACAGAACCGCTCGCCCGTACGGCCGCGCAGGAACAGCTCGCCGCCGGTCGCGCCGTACGCGATGGTGTTGCCCGCGATCGTCGAGAACTCGGCGAGGTGGTCGGCGCCCCGGTCGGGACGGACGATCACCCGGCCGCCGGAGAGGCCCTTGCCGACGTAGTCGTTGGCGTCGCCTTCGAGGCGGAGCGTGACACCGCGCGGCAGGAAGGCGCCGAAGGACTGGCCCGCGCTGCCCGTGAAGGTGATGTCGATGGTGTCGTCGGGCAGACCGGCCCCGCCGAACTTCTTCGTCACCTCGTGGCCGAGCATCGTGCCGACCGTGCGGTTGATGTTGCGAATGGCGACCTGGGCGCGGACCGGCTGGGCGTCGGTCGCGCTGTTCGCGGCGAGGGCGTCGGCGGCGAGCTTGATCAGCTCGTTGTCGAGCGCCTTCTCCAGGCCGTGGTCCTGCTTGATGACCTGGTGCAGCGGGGCGCCCTCGGGCAGCTCCGGCACGTAGAAGAGCGGGGACAGGTCCAGGCCCTGCGCCTTCCAGTGGGTGATCGCCCGCTCCACGTCGAGGGACTCGGCGTGGCCGACGGCCTCCTGGATGGTGCGGAAGCCCAGCTCGGCGAGGATCTCGCGGACCTCTTCGGCGATGAACTGGAAGAAGTTCACGACGTACTCGGCCTTGCCGGCGAACCGGTCGCGGAGCACCGGGTTCTGGGTGGCGATGCCGACCGGGCAGGTGTCGAGGTGGCAGACGCGCATCATGACGCAGCCGGAGACGACGAGCGGCGCGGTCGCGAAACCGAACTCCTCGGCGCCCAGCAGCGCGGCGATGACGACGTCACGGCCGGTCTTCAGCTGGCCGTCGGTCTGCACGACGATGCGGTCGCGCAGGCCGTTGAGCAGCAGCGTCTGCTGGGTCTCGGCGAGGCCGAGCTCCCAGGGACCACCGGCGTGCTTGAGGGAGGTGAGCGGCGAGGCGCCCGTTCCGCCGTCGTGGCCGGAGATGAGGACGACGTCCGCGTGGGCCTTCGACACACCGGCGGCGACCGTGCCGACGCCGACCTCCGAGACCAGCTTCACGTGGATCCGCGCCTGCGGGTTCGCGTTCTTCAGGTCGTGGATGAGCTGGGCGAGGTCCTCGATGGAGTAGATGTCGTGGTGCGGCGGCGGCGAGATGAGGCCGACACCGGGGGTGCTGTGGCGGGTCTTGGCGACCCACGGGTACACCTTGTGGCCGGGCAGCTGGCCGCCCTCGCCGGGCTTGGCGCCCTGGGCCATCTTGATCTGGATGTCGTCCGCGTTGACCAGGTACTCGGAGGTGACTCCGAAGCGGCCGGACGCGACCTGCTTGATCGCCGAGCGGCGCGCGGGGTCGTACAGGCGCTCGGCGTCCTCGCCGCCCTCACCGGTGTTGGACTTGGCGCCCAGCTGGTTCATGGCGATGGCGAGGGTCTCGTGCGCCTCCAGGGAGATGGAGCCGTACGACATGGCGCCGGTGGAGAACCGCTTGACGATCTCGCTGACGGGCTCGACCTCGTCGATGGAGATCGACGGGCGGTCCGACTTGAAGCCGAACAGACCACGCAGCGTCATCAGCCGCTCGGACTGCTCGTTCACACGGTCCGTGTACTTCTTGAAGATGTCGTAGCGGCGGGTGCGCGTGGAGTGCTGGAGCCGGAAGACCGTCTCCGGGTCGAACAGGTGCGGCTCGCCCTCGCGGCGCCACTGGTACTCGCCGCCTATGTCGAGGGCACGGTGTGCCGGGGCGATGCCGGAGGCGGGGTACGCCTTGGCGTGCCGGGCGGCGACCTCCTTGGCGATGACGTCGATGCCGACGCCGCCGATCTTGGTGGCGGTGCCGTTGAAGTACTTCTCGACGAAGGCCGTGTCGAGACCGACGGCCTCGAAGACCTGGGCGCCCCGGTAGGAGGCGACGGTCGAGATGCCCATCTTGGACATGACCTTGAGGACGCCCTTGCCGAGCGCGTAGATCAGGTTGCGGATGGCCTGCTCGGGCTCGCTGCCTGGCAGGAAGGTGCCCGCGCGGACCAGGTCCTCGACGGACTCCATCGCCAGGTACGGGTTCACCGCGGCGGCGCCGAACCCTATGAGCAGGGCGACGTGGTGGACCTCGCGGACGTCACCGGCCTCGACCAGCAGGCCCACCTGGGTGCGCTGCTTGGTGCGGATGAGGTGGTGGTGGACGGCGGAGGTGAGCAGCAGCGACGGGATCGGCGCGTGCTCGGCGTCCGAGTGGCGGTCCGACAGGACGATGAGACGGGCGCCGTTGTCTATGGCCGCGTCGGCCTCGGCGCAGATCTCGTCGATACGGGCGGCGAGGGAGTCACCGCCGCCGCTGACCCGGTAGAGGCCGGAGAGGGTCGCGGCCTTCATGCCGGGCATGTCGCCGTCGGCGTTGATGTGGATGAGCTTGGCCAGTTCGTCGTTGTCGATCACCGGGAAGGGCAGGGTGACGCTGCGACAGGAGGCGGCGGTCGGCTCCAGCAGGTTGCTGGCGGGGCCGAGGGAGGAGCGCAGGCTGGTGACCAGTTCCTCGCGGATGGCGTCCAGCGGCGGGTTGGTGACCTGCGCGAACAGCTGGGTGAAGTAGTCGAAGAGCAGTCGCGGACGCTCGCTCAGCGCGGCGATCGGCGAGTCGGTGCCCATGGAACCGAGCGGCTCGCCGCCGGTCTTGGCCATCGGCGCGATGATGACGCGCAGCTCTTCCTCGGTGTAGCCGAAGGTCTGCTGGCGGCGGGTGACCGAGGCGTGCGTGTGCACGATGTGCTCGCGCTCGGGCAGGTCGGACAGTTCGATCTCGCCGGCCTCCAGCCACTCCGCGTAGGGCTGCTCGGCGGCGAGGCCGGCCTTGATCTCGTCGTCCTCGATGATGCGGTGCTCGGCGGTGTCGACGAGGAACATCTTGCCGGGCTGGAGGCGGCCCTTGCGGACGACCTTCGCGGGGTCGATGTCGAGGACGCCGACCTCGGAGCCGAGGACGACGAGGCCGTCGTCGGTGACCCAGTAGCGGCCGGGGCGCAGTCCGTTGCGGTCGAGGACCGCGCCGACCTGGACGCCGTCGGTGAAGGTGACACAGGCCGGGCCGTCCCAGGGCTCCATCATCGTGGCGTGGAACTGGTAGAAGGCGCGCCGGGCCGGGTCCATGGTGGTGTGGTTCTCCCACGCCTCCGGGATCATCATCAGCACGGAGTGCGGCAGCGAACGTCCGCCGAGGTGGAGCAGCTCGAGCACCTCGTCGAAGGACGCGGAGTCGGAGGCGTCCGGCGTACAGATCGGGAAGACGCGCTCCAGCGCCTTGTCCGAGTCACCGAAGAGGTCGGACACGAGCTGCGACTCACGCGCCCGCATCCAGTTCCGGTTGCCCTTGACCGTGTTGATCTCGCCGTTGTGCGCGACGAAGCGGTACGGGTGGGCGAGCGGCCACGACGGGAAGGTGTTCGTGGAGAAGCGCGAGTGGACGAGCGCGACGGCCGACGCGAAGCGGCGGTCGGACAGGTCCGGGAAGAAGGGCTCCAGCTGGCCGGTGGTCAGCATGCCCTTGTAGACGATGGTCCGCGCGGAGAGCGAGGGGAAGTAGACGCCGACCTCGCGCTCGGCGCGCTTGCGCAGCGCGAAGGCCTTGCGGTCGAGGTCGATGCCCTTGGCGGGCACCGCGGCGCTGTCGGCGACGAAGATCTGCCGGAAGGCGGGCATCGTCGAGCGGGCGGTGGCACCGAGAAGTCCGGGGGCGACCGGCACCTCACGCCAGCCGAGGACGACCAGGCCCTCTTCGGCGGCGATCGTCTCGATACGTGAGACGGCCTCGGCGATGGCCGGGTCCGCGTCCGTCGCCGTCTCCTCGGGGAGGAAGGCGATGCCGACCGCGTACGAGCCGGCCTCGGGCAGCTCGAATCCGGTCACCTCACGGAGGAACGCGTCCGGGACCTGCGAGAGAATGCCGGCGCCGTCGCCGGAATCGGGCTCGGAGCCGGTGGCACCACGGTGCTCCAGGTTGCGAAGAACCGTGAGCGCCTGCTCGACCAGCGCATGGCTCGCCTCGCCGGTGAGGGTGGCCACGAAACCGACGCCACAGGCGTCGTGCTCGTTGCGGGGGTCGTACATACCCTGCGCAGCAGGGCGAGCATCCATGAAGGACCACTTCTGGCCATTCTCGGAATGCTGGGACGGCTGGCGCGGCGTACGCATCGGCTCTCCCGTCGTCGTTGTGTGGCATATGCATTAAGCCGAGGGACGACGTTGGCCCTCTTGGAAGTGCAAAATTTCACGCAGGTTACATGATGGGGCGATTCTCGGGAACCGGATACCGCGTACCAACATGCGGACACCGCAGTGCGCGGTGTGGTGACCGCGCCGCAGTGGAAGTAATGGGGGCCGAAGCGGACAGATCGATGTCCCTCGACCCATGGCGAGGAGAGCGTCGCCGCCCTCCCCGCAGATGCGCCGCAGGCTTCATTGCCCACAGCGCTTACGGCTCATGCCCCGTGGTTAAGCGTTCGAAACCAGCGAGTAACGGCTACTTATGCGGCCCATCGCATAAGTGCACGATCACCTATCCTACGGCCGCACCGAACAGGTTGCCCAGGGCGTACGTCACACCGGCCGCCGCGCCGCCCAGCGCGAGCTGCCGAAGCCCGCTGTACCACCAGCTCCGAGCGGTCACCCGGGCCACCACCGCACCGCACGCGAAGAGCCCGACGAGCGCGAGCAGCACGGCGGGCCACAGCGCGGTCGCCCCCAGAAGATACGGGAGTACGGGCAGCAGCGCGCCCAGCGCGAACGCCCCGAAGGAGGACACGGCGGCGACGGCGGGCGAGGGCAGATCACCGGGGTCGATCCCCAGCTCCTCACGGGCGTGTATCTCCAGCGCCTGCTCGGGGTCGCGCGAGAGCTGCCGGGCCACTTCACGGGCGAGCTCCGGCTCGACGCCCCGGGACTCGTAGAGCGCGGCGAGCTCACGTTCCTCGTCCTGGGGATGCTTCCTCAACTCCCGCCGCTCGACGGCGAGTTCGGCCTCGACGAGCTCGCGCTGCGAGGCGACGGAGGTGTACTCGCCTGCGGCCATGGAGAAGGCGCCGGCGGCAAG
This genomic interval from Streptomyces sp. B21-083 contains the following:
- a CDS encoding acetyl-CoA C-acetyltransferase — its product is MAEAYVVEAVRTPVGRRGGGLSGVHPADLGAHALAALMTRAGVDPAAVEDVVFGCLDTVGPQAGDIARTSWLAAGLPEEVPGVTVDRQCGSSQQAVHFAAQAVLSGTQDLVVAGGVQNMSMIPIAFASRQAALPLGLTEGPFAGSAGWRARYGERPVNQFAGAEMIAAKWGISRQDQEEYALRSHERAVRAIDEGRFARETVAYETVTVDEGPRRDTSLAKMAGLKPVIEGGTITAAVSSQVSDGAAAMLIASERAVREHGLRPRARIHHLSVRGEDPIRMLTAPIPATAHALKKTGMSIDDIDLVEINEAFAPVVLAWLKETGADPARVNVNGGAIALGHPLGATGVKLMTTLLHELERTGGRFGLQTMCEGGGQANVTIIERL
- a CDS encoding TetR/AcrR family transcriptional regulator, encoding MPPTKKKLQVTAAPARRRELLDTAAEVFAEQGYNATTVRKIADHAGMLAGSLYYHFDSKESMLEEILRTFLDELWAGYDTVLDAESGPRETLEALVTESFREIDRHRAAVAIYQKESRQLVVQERFAFLAESQRRFEKAWLSTLERGVAAEVFRADLDIRLTYRFVRDTVWVAASWYRPGGQHSPEEIARQYLSMVLDGIAVRE
- a CDS encoding SDR family oxidoreductase → MGDVDSPAYVAGHGLLKGRTAVITAAAGAGIGGATARRFLEEGARVLISDAHARRLKEYEEELAGEFEGVGSLPCDVTDEHQVRALFDTAVEAHGRLDIVVNNAGLGGTSTLVDMTDEQWSRVLDVTLGGTFRCVRAALRAFRESGSGGSGVIVNNASVVGWRAQAGQAHYAAAKAGVMALTRTAAIEAAEYGVRVNAVSPSLAMHPHLVKVTTPELLAELTAREAFGRYAEPWEVANVIVFLASGYSSYLTGEVVSVSSQHP
- a CDS encoding vWA domain-containing protein → MVAISLTKVQETAPALVSLYKSAGAAVERHGLDGQRAAVYLVVDHSGSMRPYFKDGSVQSLADRVLGLSAHLDDDGTVPVFFFSTDIDATTDIALDNYQGHIERIVTGLGHMGRTNYHLAMDAVIEHYLDSGASDPALVVFQTDGGPTSRPAAERYVCKSARLPLFWQFIGFGDAGSKQFDFLRKLDELTVPQRRVVDNAGFFHAGSDPRAVSDDELYDRLVGEFPKWLVAARAEGIVG
- a CDS encoding chitosanase, encoding MKRPGVLLLAVVPLLAATACLSVASDDSRGPDVRRVRAGSLDAEVTLADPAKKELAQQLVASAENGTLDWRSAYGYVEDIGDGQGYTAGIIGFCTGTHDLLALVEDYTKKHPDNALAPYLPALREVDGTDSHRGLDPGFPAAWKQESKVAAFREAQDAKRDNAYFVPALRLAVRDGLGLLGQFVYYDAMVYHGPGSDRFSMGGIRAAALRKADSPAEGGDEKAYLSAFLDARRTAMLTKRPGVNTSRVDTAQRRFLDEGNLDLRPPLEWKVYGDTYKVSQ
- a CDS encoding glutamate synthase subunit beta translates to MADPKGFLNHGREVAKSRPVDVRLKDWNEVYVPGSLLPIISKQAGRCMDCGIPFCHNGCPLGNLIPEWNDYAYREDWTSASERLHATNNFPEFTGRLCPAPCESACVLGINQPAVTIKNVEVSIIDKAWETGDVAPQSPERLSGKTVAVIGSGPAGLAAAQQLTRAGHTVAVYERADRIGGLLRYGIPEFKMEKRHINRRIEQMRAEGTRFRTGIEIGRDLKATDLRKRYDAVVIAAGATTARDLPVPGRELKGVYQAMEYLPLANKVQEGDFVAPPVTAEGKHVVVIGGGDTGADCVGTAHRQGAASVTQLEIMPRPGEDRSPGQPWPTFPMLYKVTSAHEEGGERVYSVSTTHFEGDEHGNVQWLHLTEVEFVDGKLTQKPGTERKIPAQLVTLAMGFTGTDRDNGLVDQFGLDLDERGNIARDADFQTNVPGVYVAGDAGRGQSLIVWAIAEGRSAARGVDRFLTGASDLPAPIRPTDRSLMV
- the gltB gene encoding glutamate synthase large subunit, with the protein product MRTPRQPSQHSENGQKWSFMDARPAAQGMYDPRNEHDACGVGFVATLTGEASHALVEQALTVLRNLEHRGATGSEPDSGDGAGILSQVPDAFLREVTGFELPEAGSYAVGIAFLPEETATDADPAIAEAVSRIETIAAEEGLVVLGWREVPVAPGLLGATARSTMPAFRQIFVADSAAVPAKGIDLDRKAFALRKRAEREVGVYFPSLSARTIVYKGMLTTGQLEPFFPDLSDRRFASAVALVHSRFSTNTFPSWPLAHPYRFVAHNGEINTVKGNRNWMRARESQLVSDLFGDSDKALERVFPICTPDASDSASFDEVLELLHLGGRSLPHSVLMMIPEAWENHTTMDPARRAFYQFHATMMEPWDGPACVTFTDGVQVGAVLDRNGLRPGRYWVTDDGLVVLGSEVGVLDIDPAKVVRKGRLQPGKMFLVDTAEHRIIEDDEIKAGLAAEQPYAEWLEAGEIELSDLPEREHIVHTHASVTRRQQTFGYTEEELRVIIAPMAKTGGEPLGSMGTDSPIAALSERPRLLFDYFTQLFAQVTNPPLDAIREELVTSLRSSLGPASNLLEPTAASCRSVTLPFPVIDNDELAKLIHINADGDMPGMKAATLSGLYRVSGGGDSLAARIDEICAEADAAIDNGARLIVLSDRHSDAEHAPIPSLLLTSAVHHHLIRTKQRTQVGLLVEAGDVREVHHVALLIGFGAAAVNPYLAMESVEDLVRAGTFLPGSEPEQAIRNLIYALGKGVLKVMSKMGISTVASYRGAQVFEAVGLDTAFVEKYFNGTATKIGGVGIDVIAKEVAARHAKAYPASGIAPAHRALDIGGEYQWRREGEPHLFDPETVFRLQHSTRTRRYDIFKKYTDRVNEQSERLMTLRGLFGFKSDRPSISIDEVEPVSEIVKRFSTGAMSYGSISLEAHETLAIAMNQLGAKSNTGEGGEDAERLYDPARRSAIKQVASGRFGVTSEYLVNADDIQIKMAQGAKPGEGGQLPGHKVYPWVAKTRHSTPGVGLISPPPHHDIYSIEDLAQLIHDLKNANPQARIHVKLVSEVGVGTVAAGVSKAHADVVLISGHDGGTGASPLTSLKHAGGPWELGLAETQQTLLLNGLRDRIVVQTDGQLKTGRDVVIAALLGAEEFGFATAPLVVSGCVMMRVCHLDTCPVGIATQNPVLRDRFAGKAEYVVNFFQFIAEEVREILAELGFRTIQEAVGHAESLDVERAITHWKAQGLDLSPLFYVPELPEGAPLHQVIKQDHGLEKALDNELIKLAADALAANSATDAQPVRAQVAIRNINRTVGTMLGHEVTKKFGGAGLPDDTIDITFTGSAGQSFGAFLPRGVTLRLEGDANDYVGKGLSGGRVIVRPDRGADHLAEFSTIAGNTIAYGATGGELFLRGRTGERFCVRNSGATVVSEGVGDHGCEYMTGGRAVVLGETGRNFAAGMSGGVAYVIDLNRDNVNVGNVDAIEALDDSDKEWLHDVVRRHQEESASTVAEKLLAEWDVAVERFSKIIPSTYKAVLAAKDAAERAGLTESEITEKMMEAATNG
- a CDS encoding VIT1/CCC1 transporter family protein translates to MAIIETGAALHEAHRDNHTHRDVTGGWLRPAVFGAMDGLVSNLALMTGVAGGAVSHQTVVITGLAGLAAGAFSMAAGEYTSVASQRELVEAELAVERRELRKHPQDEERELAALYESRGVEPELAREVARQLSRDPEQALEIHAREELGIDPGDLPSPAVAAVSSFGAFALGALLPVLPYLLGATALWPAVLLALVGLFACGAVVARVTARSWWYSGLRQLALGGAAAGVTYALGNLFGAAVG